A window from Symbiopectobacterium purcellii encodes these proteins:
- the gyrA gene encoding DNA topoisomerase (ATP-hydrolyzing) subunit A has protein sequence MSDLAREITPVNIEDELKNSYLDYAMSVIVGRALPDVRDGLKPVHRRVLYAMSVLGNDWNKPYKKSARVVGDVIGKYHPHGDSAVYETIVRMAQPFSLRYMLVDGQGNFGSIDGDSAAAMRYTEIRMSKIAHELLSDLEKETVDFVPNYDGTEQIPDVMPTRIPNLLLNGSSGIAVGMATNIPPHNLTEVIDGCLAYIEDENISLEGLMAHIKGPDFPTAAIINGRRGIEEAYRTGRGKIYIRARAEVEVDDKNGRETIIVHEIPYQVNKARLIEKIAELVKEKRVEGISALRDESDKDGMRIVIEIKRDAVGEVVLNNLYSLTQLQVSFGINMVALHQGQPKIMPLKDILVAFVRHRREVVTRRTIFELRKARERAHILEGLAVALANIDPIIEAIRNAPNPAEAKAALIARAWDLGNVAAMLERAGNDAARPDWLEPEFGIRDGKYHLTEQQAQAILDLRLQKLTGLEHEKLLDEYKELLLQIAELLRILTSPERLMEVIREELEAIKAQYSDARRTEITANSADINIEDLINQEDVVVTLSHQGYVKYQPLSDYEAQRRGGKGKSAARIKEEDFIDRLLVANTHDTILCFSSRGRLYWMKVYQLPEASRGARGRPIVNLLPLEPEERITAILPVREYEEGQNVFMATASGTVKKTALTEFSNPRSKGIIAVNLNEGDELIGVDLTDGENEVMLFSAEGKVVRFSEAAVRAMGRTATGVRGINLQGDDRVVSLIVPRGEGDILTVTQNGFGKRTAVSEYPTKSRATKGVISIKVSERNGQVVGAVQVDELDQIMMITDAGTLVRTRVSEVSIVGRNTQGVTLIRTAEDENVVGLQRVAEPVEDEELDSVATAPGEIAEEEDGIDDAETDDDVADDE, from the coding sequence ATGAGCGACCTTGCCAGAGAAATAACACCGGTCAATATCGAAGATGAGTTGAAAAACTCCTATCTGGACTATGCCATGTCCGTTATTGTCGGGCGTGCCTTGCCTGATGTTCGTGACGGCTTGAAACCCGTGCACCGGCGCGTGCTGTACGCGATGAGCGTGCTGGGAAATGACTGGAACAAACCCTATAAAAAATCGGCCCGTGTGGTCGGCGACGTTATCGGTAAATACCACCCGCACGGTGATTCCGCCGTGTATGAAACCATCGTGCGTATGGCGCAACCTTTTTCCCTGCGCTATATGTTGGTCGATGGTCAGGGCAACTTCGGGTCGATAGACGGTGACTCGGCGGCGGCCATGCGTTATACCGAAATCCGCATGTCGAAAATCGCCCACGAGCTGCTGTCGGATCTGGAAAAAGAAACGGTCGATTTTGTGCCCAACTACGATGGCACAGAACAGATCCCCGATGTCATGCCGACGCGTATTCCTAACCTGCTGTTAAACGGTTCTTCCGGTATTGCCGTGGGGATGGCGACCAACATTCCGCCCCATAACCTGACTGAAGTGATCGACGGCTGCCTGGCGTATATCGAAGATGAAAACATCAGCCTGGAAGGGTTGATGGCGCATATTAAAGGGCCGGATTTCCCGACCGCCGCGATCATCAACGGCAGACGCGGCATTGAAGAAGCCTACCGCACCGGGCGCGGCAAAATTTACATCCGCGCACGCGCCGAAGTGGAAGTGGACGATAAGAATGGTCGTGAGACTATTATCGTGCACGAGATTCCCTATCAGGTGAACAAAGCGCGTCTGATTGAAAAAATTGCCGAGTTGGTGAAAGAGAAACGCGTTGAGGGCATCAGCGCATTGCGCGATGAATCTGATAAAGACGGCATGCGTATCGTGATTGAGATCAAACGCGATGCCGTAGGTGAAGTGGTACTGAATAACCTCTACTCGCTGACTCAGCTTCAGGTCTCGTTCGGCATTAACATGGTGGCACTGCATCAGGGTCAGCCGAAGATCATGCCGCTCAAGGATATTCTGGTTGCCTTTGTTCGCCACCGCCGTGAAGTGGTGACGCGCAGGACCATTTTTGAACTGCGTAAAGCGCGCGAACGTGCCCATATTTTGGAGGGGCTGGCGGTTGCGCTGGCAAATATCGATCCGATCATTGAAGCGATTCGCAATGCGCCAAACCCGGCGGAAGCCAAAGCAGCATTGATTGCACGTGCGTGGGATCTGGGCAACGTTGCAGCGATGCTGGAACGTGCCGGTAACGATGCTGCGCGCCCGGACTGGCTGGAGCCGGAATTCGGGATTCGTGACGGTAAATACCACCTGACCGAGCAGCAGGCTCAGGCGATTCTGGATCTGCGTTTGCAAAAACTGACCGGTCTGGAACACGAAAAGCTGCTGGATGAATACAAAGAGTTGCTGTTGCAGATTGCCGAATTGCTGCGCATTCTGACCAGCCCTGAGCGTTTGATGGAAGTCATTCGTGAAGAGCTGGAAGCCATCAAGGCACAGTACAGTGATGCGCGTCGCACTGAAATTACGGCTAACAGCGCTGACATCAATATCGAAGACCTGATCAATCAGGAAGATGTGGTGGTCACGCTGTCCCATCAGGGCTATGTCAAATACCAACCGCTGAGCGATTATGAAGCGCAGCGTCGTGGGGGCAAAGGCAAGTCAGCGGCACGTATCAAGGAAGAGGATTTTATCGACCGTCTGCTGGTGGCTAACACCCATGACACGATCCTCTGCTTCTCCAGCCGTGGCCGCCTCTACTGGATGAAGGTGTACCAACTGCCGGAAGCGAGCCGCGGTGCGCGTGGGCGTCCTATCGTCAACCTGTTGCCGTTGGAGCCGGAAGAGCGCATTACTGCGATTCTGCCGGTGCGTGAATACGAAGAAGGTCAAAACGTGTTTATGGCGACCGCCAGCGGTACGGTGAAGAAAACGGCGCTGACCGAGTTTAGCAATCCGCGTTCGAAAGGGATTATTGCCGTTAACCTCAATGAGGGCGATGAACTGATCGGCGTTGATTTGACGGACGGTGAGAACGAAGTGATGCTGTTCTCTGCCGAAGGCAAGGTAGTGCGCTTCTCTGAAGCGGCAGTGCGTGCCATGGGACGTACCGCTACCGGTGTTCGCGGTATCAACCTTCAGGGTGACGATCGCGTTGTGTCTCTGATCGTGCCGCGCGGTGAAGGCGATATCCTTACCGTCACGCAAAACGGCTTCGGTAAGCGTACTGCGGTGAGTGAATACCCGACCAAATCCCGTGCGACCAAGGGCGTTATCTCTATTAAAGTGAGCGAGCGTAACGGTCAGGTTGTTGGTGCGGTGCAGGTCGATGAGCTGGATCAGATCATGATGATCACCGATGCAGGTACGCTGGTGCGTACCCGTGTCTCTGAGGTCAGCATCGTAGGCCGTAACACCCAGGGCGTGACGCTTATCCGCACCGCGGAAGACGAAAACGTAGTAGGGTTGCAACGTGTTGCTGAGCCGGTCGAAGATGAAGAGCTCGACAGCGTGGCAACTGCGCCGGGTGAAATCGCGGAAGAAGAAGACGGCATTGATGATGCTGAAACCGACGACGATGTGGCTGACGACGAATAA
- the yfaE gene encoding class I ribonucleotide reductase maintenance protein YfaE, whose translation MSTSTITLRVSGAQLANNDSATSLLDVLEQHRVPVEYQCRSGYCGACRLRLVKGRVAYRQTPLACVQQDEILPCCCMPVNDIELEL comes from the coding sequence ATGAGCACCTCAACCATCACACTGCGCGTCTCGGGCGCGCAGCTAGCCAACAACGACAGTGCCACCTCGTTACTCGACGTGCTGGAACAACACCGCGTGCCGGTGGAATATCAGTGCCGCTCGGGCTATTGCGGTGCCTGCCGTTTACGGCTGGTGAAAGGCCGCGTCGCCTATCGCCAAACGCCCCTTGCCTGTGTACAGCAAGATGAAATCTTGCCCTGCTGCTGCATGCCTGTAAATGATATTGAATTGGAGTTGTAA
- a CDS encoding T6SS phospholipase effector Tle1-like catalytic domain-containing protein, with product MAADPHCIPCERYDNWIEIDIRDEHNVAFKGLKAILTDETSKSQTITLKDGPTLVRGFAVGPIAVKLETPAWLKAAQSREALKQGQSTVSAYTAERSGHEKTPREHLKVTTGDLCLTAPEPPLPEAHQEGKAGEARFFTKHSYVIEVKGYTLNVLRIGVFFDGTGNNTSNAESGMKKVEQWLAETCSDPAQREKELRGCQMGQLPISDSSANDLTNVGKLFKQYDITSGNLIAHSYISGIGTRDPVPGNEGQEYRSDVTLALAMDLSVLGEDTSIVGKVNQACEQGIVAGINDDLGKTLPNIECIHRIVFDVFGFSRGAAAARHFVNVIDQMDDHPLVQAVTKDPSLRLKAGFDWRSRDDVRIAFLGLFDTVTSSYNPGVKTRLRDDCAERVVQLKALDEVRYHFPLTRITPTAIGTSIPPHFTELALPGAHSDIGGGYYSRWSLANPNSDPALIECIELERFMSQEETSTPETQSRAFKQARAYAEEKVSLGWVDRICTQSIRSATPQVGAISLIPYAYMRRRGKDDSWPQKAVYVDVVMSRVVEGEYSRIPLHMMVEAGRAVGVPFRIWDSTVTDHRLDSGAAKEPMANLTALDQHWAMAATEQGVVKNLGSHLAPEVYRALRRDYVHHSARNQGITNPANTNRREASVSKERRHIIGNQEV from the coding sequence ATGGCCGCAGATCCGCACTGCATCCCTTGTGAACGTTACGATAACTGGATCGAGATTGATATCCGGGATGAACACAATGTCGCCTTTAAAGGGCTAAAGGCAATATTGACCGATGAAACCAGCAAGTCGCAGACGATCACGCTTAAAGACGGGCCCACGCTGGTACGCGGTTTTGCCGTCGGACCCATCGCGGTAAAACTGGAGACGCCCGCCTGGCTTAAAGCCGCGCAGTCGCGTGAAGCTCTCAAGCAGGGACAGAGCACTGTATCGGCTTATACGGCAGAACGCAGCGGGCATGAGAAAACACCGCGTGAACACCTGAAAGTCACCACCGGCGACCTGTGTCTGACAGCCCCCGAGCCCCCCTTACCTGAAGCGCATCAGGAAGGCAAAGCTGGAGAGGCACGTTTCTTTACCAAACATTCTTATGTGATTGAAGTAAAGGGCTATACGCTCAATGTGTTGCGCATCGGCGTTTTCTTCGATGGTACCGGGAATAACACCAGTAATGCCGAATCCGGCATGAAAAAGGTGGAACAGTGGCTGGCAGAAACCTGTTCAGATCCGGCACAACGTGAGAAAGAGCTGCGTGGCTGTCAGATGGGCCAATTGCCGATCAGTGACAGTTCGGCAAATGACCTTACCAATGTGGGTAAACTGTTTAAACAATACGACATTACTTCTGGTAACTTGATAGCTCATAGTTACATCAGTGGGATTGGTACCCGCGATCCGGTCCCCGGAAATGAGGGTCAGGAATACCGTTCAGATGTGACTTTGGCACTGGCAATGGATCTTAGCGTACTGGGGGAAGATACCTCCATCGTAGGTAAAGTGAATCAGGCCTGTGAACAGGGGATTGTTGCTGGAATTAACGACGATTTAGGGAAAACATTACCTAATATAGAGTGCATCCACCGCATCGTATTTGATGTGTTTGGCTTTAGCCGGGGAGCGGCGGCAGCGCGTCATTTTGTTAACGTTATCGACCAGATGGACGATCATCCGCTGGTGCAGGCCGTGACTAAAGATCCCTCTCTCCGTCTCAAAGCCGGGTTTGACTGGCGCAGCCGGGACGATGTACGTATTGCCTTTTTAGGGCTTTTTGATACGGTGACCTCCTCGTATAACCCCGGGGTCAAGACTCGCTTGCGGGATGACTGTGCCGAACGGGTGGTGCAACTGAAGGCGCTGGATGAGGTTCGCTACCATTTTCCGCTGACGCGCATTACCCCAACGGCGATCGGCACCAGCATTCCGCCCCATTTTACCGAACTGGCCCTGCCGGGTGCCCATTCGGATATCGGTGGCGGGTATTACAGCCGCTGGAGCCTGGCGAACCCGAACAGTGACCCAGCGCTGATCGAATGCATTGAGCTGGAACGTTTTATGAGTCAGGAAGAAACGTCCACCCCTGAAACACAAAGCCGTGCCTTCAAACAGGCGCGGGCCTATGCCGAGGAGAAGGTATCTCTGGGATGGGTTGATCGCATTTGTACGCAGTCGATACGTAGCGCGACACCGCAGGTGGGCGCCATCAGCCTGATCCCTTATGCGTACATGCGCCGGCGCGGAAAGGATGACTCGTGGCCACAGAAAGCGGTCTATGTCGACGTGGTGATGAGTCGGGTGGTGGAAGGGGAATACTCCCGCATTCCGCTGCATATGATGGTGGAAGCGGGGCGTGCTGTGGGGGTGCCATTTAGAATATGGGACTCAACAGTTACCGACCATAGACTTGATTCTGGTGCCGCTAAAGAGCCAATGGCAAATCTCACGGCACTGGATCAACACTGGGCAATGGCCGCCACCGAACAAGGGGTGGTGAAAAACCTGGGGAGTCATTTGGCACCCGAGGTTTACCGGGCATTACGCCGTGACTATGTGCACCACAGCGCCAGGAATCAGGGGATCACCAACCCGGCCAACACCAACAGGCGGGAAGCTTCCGTTAGCAAGGAGCGGCGGCATATCATCGGCAATCAGGAGGTATGA
- the nrdA gene encoding class 1a ribonucleoside-diphosphate reductase subunit alpha, with protein sequence MNQSLLVTKRDGSKERINLDKIHRVITWAAEGLHNVSVSQVELRSHIQFYDGIKTADIHETIIKAAADLISRDSPDYQYLAARLAIFHLRKKAYGQFEPPTLFDHVTKMVELGKYDTHLLQDYTPEEFAQMDAFIDHWRDMTFSYAAVKQLEGKYLVQNRVTGDIYESAQFLYVLVAACLFSGYPRETRLDYVKRFYDAISTFKISLPTPIMSGVRTPTRQFSSCVLIECGDSLDSINATSSAIVKYVSQRAGIGINAGRIRALGSPIRGGEAFHTGCIPFYKHFQTAVKSCSQGGVRGGAATLFYPLWHLEVESLLVLKNNRGVEGNRVRHLDYGVQLNKLMYQRLVKGQEITLFSPSDVPGLYDAFFADQDEFERLYQQYEKDDSIRKKSMKAVDLFSLMMQERASTGRIYIQHVDHCNTHSPFEPTIAPVRQSNLCLEIALPTHPLEDVNDEKGEIALCTLSAFNLGALNSLDDLEDLARLAVRALDALLDYQDYPILAAKRGAMGRRTLGIGVINFAYYLAKNGVRYSDGSANNLTHKTFEAIQYYLLQASNELAREQGACPWFDQTTYARGVLPIDTYKRDLDGICSEPLHYDWEALRDSIKTHGLRNSTLSALMPSETSSQISNATNGIEPPRGHISIKASKDGILRQVVPDYETLKDAYELLWEMPNNDGYLQLVGLMQKFVDQAISANTNYDPARFPSGKVPMKQLLTDLLTAYKFGLKTLYYQNTRDGAEDVQEDILTDAQDDGCEGGACKI encoded by the coding sequence ATGAACCAGAGCCTGCTAGTAACCAAACGCGATGGCAGCAAAGAACGCATCAATCTGGACAAGATTCACCGGGTGATTACCTGGGCAGCAGAAGGCCTGCACAATGTGTCAGTGTCTCAAGTCGAGCTGCGCTCCCACATTCAGTTTTATGACGGCATCAAGACCGCCGATATTCATGAAACCATTATTAAAGCTGCCGCCGATCTGATTTCACGCGACAGCCCGGACTACCAATATCTGGCCGCGCGTTTGGCCATTTTCCACTTGCGCAAAAAAGCGTACGGCCAGTTTGAGCCGCCGACGTTATTCGATCACGTCACCAAAATGGTGGAACTGGGCAAATACGATACCCACTTATTGCAGGACTACACGCCAGAAGAGTTCGCTCAGATGGACGCTTTCATCGATCACTGGCGCGACATGACCTTCTCTTACGCTGCGGTCAAGCAGTTGGAAGGGAAATATCTGGTGCAAAACCGCGTCACCGGTGACATCTACGAAAGCGCCCAGTTCCTGTATGTACTGGTGGCAGCCTGTCTGTTCTCCGGTTACCCGCGCGAAACGCGTCTGGATTACGTCAAACGCTTCTATGACGCGATTTCTACTTTCAAGATTTCGCTGCCAACGCCGATCATGTCCGGCGTGCGTACCCCGACCCGCCAGTTCAGTTCCTGCGTGTTGATCGAGTGCGGCGACAGCCTGGATTCCATCAACGCCACCTCCAGCGCTATCGTGAAATACGTTTCACAGCGTGCCGGTATCGGCATTAACGCCGGTCGTATCCGTGCGCTGGGTAGCCCGATTCGCGGTGGTGAAGCGTTCCATACTGGCTGTATTCCGTTTTATAAACATTTCCAGACCGCGGTGAAATCCTGCTCACAGGGCGGCGTGCGCGGCGGTGCGGCAACGCTGTTTTACCCGCTGTGGCATCTGGAAGTGGAAAGCCTGCTGGTGCTGAAAAACAACCGTGGTGTGGAAGGCAACCGCGTCCGTCACCTCGATTACGGCGTGCAGTTGAACAAGCTGATGTATCAGCGCCTGGTCAAAGGGCAAGAAATTACCCTGTTCAGCCCCTCTGACGTGCCCGGCCTGTATGACGCGTTTTTCGCCGATCAGGACGAGTTCGAACGCTTGTATCAGCAGTATGAAAAAGATGACAGCATCCGCAAGAAATCCATGAAAGCGGTCGATCTGTTCTCGCTGATGATGCAAGAGCGCGCCTCTACAGGCCGTATCTACATTCAGCACGTCGATCACTGCAACACCCACAGCCCGTTTGAACCGACCATCGCACCGGTGCGTCAGTCCAACCTGTGTCTGGAAATTGCGCTGCCAACCCATCCTCTGGAAGACGTCAACGATGAAAAAGGCGAGATCGCGCTCTGCACCCTCTCCGCATTCAACCTTGGCGCATTGAATAGCCTGGATGATTTGGAAGATCTGGCACGCCTGGCAGTCCGTGCGCTGGACGCCCTGTTGGACTATCAGGATTACCCGATTCTGGCGGCCAAACGCGGTGCCATGGGCCGCCGCACGCTCGGCATCGGTGTTATCAACTTTGCCTACTATCTGGCGAAAAACGGCGTGCGCTACTCCGATGGCAGCGCCAACAACCTGACGCACAAAACCTTTGAAGCCATTCAGTACTACCTGCTGCAAGCCTCAAACGAGCTGGCGCGCGAACAGGGTGCCTGCCCGTGGTTTGACCAAACCACCTATGCCCGTGGCGTGCTGCCTATTGACACCTACAAGCGCGATCTGGACGGCATTTGCAGCGAACCGTTGCATTATGATTGGGAAGCACTGCGCGACAGTATCAAAACGCACGGTCTGCGTAACTCCACGCTCTCCGCGTTGATGCCATCGGAAACCTCGTCACAAATTTCCAACGCCACCAACGGGATTGAACCACCGCGCGGACATATCAGTATCAAGGCGTCGAAAGACGGTATTCTGCGCCAGGTGGTGCCGGATTATGAAACCCTTAAGGATGCCTACGAGTTACTGTGGGAAATGCCGAACAACGACGGCTATCTGCAACTTGTTGGACTGATGCAGAAGTTTGTCGATCAGGCTATTTCTGCCAACACCAACTACGATCCGGCGCGCTTCCCGTCAGGAAAAGTGCCGATGAAACAGTTGCTGACTGACTTGCTCACCGCCTATAAATTTGGGTTAAAAACGCTGTATTATCAAAACACCCGTGACGGCGCGGAAGACGTTCAGGAAGATATCCTGACCGACGCACAGGATGACGGCTGCGAAGGCGGTGCCTGCAAGATTTAA
- a CDS encoding DUF4123 domain-containing protein, giving the protein MKVSEWQTQQSGHLLAIVDGAADPTAVTRFYALSDGEAFPLFAGTAFGDQAALGPWLLSAPSPEFVSGSPASSGFYLVSDQPLAVIRRHWQSLIEVIRDGEAVIFRFADPRIFLPILLAMTANERDAILGPCSGLWIDGHAFTRNAALPSSVPLKAPWFAIHSHHLAALYDENRHAYILRRRFWQVMTTMMERHPDPASTIFPVLRQANIDKLQDDVLDGVVAGTLTVQTGLPLESIRTPLMLTEAELAQIRHWMAQHAELTGVN; this is encoded by the coding sequence ATGAAGGTGAGTGAGTGGCAAACGCAGCAGAGTGGACACCTGCTTGCCATCGTCGACGGTGCCGCAGATCCCACAGCGGTAACCCGATTTTATGCACTCAGCGACGGGGAAGCCTTTCCGCTGTTTGCCGGTACTGCATTTGGCGATCAAGCGGCGTTGGGGCCCTGGCTGCTGTCTGCACCTTCGCCTGAGTTTGTTTCGGGCTCACCGGCGTCAAGCGGGTTTTATCTGGTCAGCGACCAGCCGCTCGCGGTTATTCGCCGTCACTGGCAAAGCCTGATCGAAGTGATAAGAGACGGGGAAGCCGTCATATTTCGTTTCGCTGACCCACGTATTTTTTTGCCAATATTGCTCGCTATGACGGCAAACGAGCGGGATGCCATTCTGGGCCCCTGCTCTGGACTCTGGATTGACGGCCACGCGTTTACGCGTAATGCCGCCCTCCCCAGTTCAGTGCCCTTGAAAGCCCCCTGGTTTGCTATCCACTCACACCATCTTGCTGCGCTGTATGACGAAAATCGCCACGCCTATATTCTTCGTCGCCGTTTTTGGCAGGTCATGACCACGATGATGGAGCGACATCCGGATCCCGCCAGCACGATTTTTCCGGTACTCAGACAAGCCAATATCGACAAGCTTCAGGACGATGTACTTGATGGCGTGGTGGCGGGCACCCTAACCGTACAGACAGGGCTGCCACTGGAAAGCATTCGTACGCCGCTGATGTTGACCGAAGCTGAACTGGCACAGATCCGCCACTGGATGGCACAGCACGCTGAATTAACGGGAGTGAATTAA
- the nrdB gene encoding class Ia ribonucleoside-diphosphate reductase subunit beta translates to MAYTTFSQNKNDQLLEPMFFGQSVNVARYDQQKYEIFEKLIEKQLSFFWRPEEVDVSRDRIDYQALPEHEKHIFISNLKYQTLLDSIQGRSPNVALLPLISIPELETWIETWAFSETIHSRSYTHIIRNIVNAPALVFDDIVTNEEILKRAKDISAFYDDLIELTSYYHLLGEGTHQVNGKTVTVNLHALKKQLYLCLMSVNALEAIRFYVSFACSFAFAERELMEGNAKIIKLIARDEALHLTGTQHMLNLMRSGQDDPEMAQIAEECQQECYDLFVLAAQQEKEWAEYLFRDGSMIGLNKDILCQYVEYITNIRMQAVGLPLPFQTRTNPIPWINAWLVSDNVQVAPQEVEVSSYLVGQIDSEINADDLSDFQL, encoded by the coding sequence ATGGCTTATACCACCTTCTCACAGAATAAAAACGATCAGCTTCTGGAACCAATGTTCTTTGGTCAGTCCGTTAACGTAGCGCGTTACGATCAGCAAAAATATGAGATATTCGAGAAGCTGATCGAAAAACAGCTCTCTTTTTTCTGGCGTCCGGAAGAGGTGGATGTGTCTCGCGATCGCATCGACTATCAGGCGCTGCCGGAACATGAAAAGCACATATTCATCAGCAATCTGAAATACCAAACGCTGCTGGACTCCATTCAAGGACGCAGCCCTAACGTCGCATTATTACCGCTGATATCCATCCCTGAATTGGAAACCTGGATAGAAACCTGGGCATTCTCAGAAACCATTCATTCCCGTTCCTATACCCATATCATCCGCAATATTGTCAACGCTCCGGCACTGGTGTTCGATGATATCGTCACCAATGAAGAGATTCTGAAACGTGCAAAAGACATCTCTGCTTTCTATGACGATCTGATCGAACTGACCAGCTATTACCATCTGCTGGGAGAAGGCACGCATCAGGTGAACGGTAAAACCGTCACCGTAAATCTGCACGCCTTGAAAAAACAGCTCTATCTGTGCCTGATGAGCGTCAACGCATTGGAGGCCATTCGTTTTTATGTCAGTTTCGCCTGCTCATTCGCCTTTGCCGAACGTGAACTGATGGAAGGCAATGCCAAAATTATCAAACTGATCGCCCGCGATGAAGCGCTGCACCTGACCGGCACCCAGCATATGCTGAACCTGATGCGCTCCGGCCAGGACGATCCGGAAATGGCGCAAATCGCCGAAGAGTGCCAGCAGGAATGCTACGACCTGTTTGTGCTGGCGGCACAGCAGGAGAAAGAGTGGGCGGAATACCTGTTCCGCGACGGCTCGATGATTGGCCTGAACAAAGACATCCTCTGTCAGTACGTTGAATACATCACCAATATCCGCATGCAGGCGGTGGGGTTGCCATTGCCGTTCCAAACGCGCACTAACCCAATTCCGTGGATTAATGCCTGGCTGGTCTCTGACAACGTGCAGGTTGCTCCGCAGGAAGTGGAAGTGAGTTCTTATCTGGTCGGCCAAATTGATTCTGAAATCAACGCCGATGACCTGAGTGACTTCCAGCTCTAA
- the ubiG gene encoding bifunctional 2-polyprenyl-6-hydroxyphenol methylase/3-demethylubiquinol 3-O-methyltransferase UbiG: MNAETQTQNVDHDEIAKFEAVASRWWDLEGEFKPLHRINPLRLDYIARRADGLFGKQVLDVGCGGGILAESMAREGAEVTGLDMGAEPLQVARLHALESGVSVQYVQETVESHAAAHAGRYDVVTCMEMLEHVPDPQSVVRACAALVKPGGHVFFSTINRNAKAWLLMIFGAEYVLKMVPKGTHDAKKFIRPAELLDWVDGTSLAEQHITGLHYNPLRDRFTLGPNVDVNYMLHTQRDAE; encoded by the coding sequence ATGAACGCAGAAACACAGACACAGAATGTCGATCATGATGAAATTGCCAAGTTTGAAGCCGTCGCCTCGCGCTGGTGGGATCTGGAAGGCGAGTTCAAACCGCTGCACCGCATCAACCCGCTGCGACTTGACTACATCGCGCGCCGCGCCGATGGGCTGTTTGGCAAGCAGGTGCTGGATGTCGGCTGCGGCGGCGGCATTCTGGCTGAGAGCATGGCGCGCGAAGGGGCAGAGGTGACCGGATTGGACATGGGTGCCGAACCGTTGCAGGTTGCCCGACTGCACGCGCTGGAGAGCGGTGTCAGCGTGCAGTATGTGCAGGAAACCGTGGAGTCTCACGCGGCGGCACACGCCGGGCGCTATGACGTGGTGACCTGTATGGAGATGCTGGAACATGTGCCAGATCCGCAATCAGTGGTGCGCGCCTGCGCCGCGTTGGTCAAACCCGGTGGACACGTGTTCTTCTCTACCATCAACCGTAATGCCAAAGCCTGGCTGTTGATGATTTTCGGCGCCGAATATGTGCTGAAAATGGTGCCTAAAGGCACCCATGACGCGAAAAAATTTATTCGCCCGGCAGAGTTGCTGGACTGGGTGGACGGCACCTCACTGGCGGAACAGCACATCACCGGTCTGCACTATAATCCGCTGCGCGATCGTTTTACGCTGGGCCCTAATGTGGACGTGAACTATATGCTGCATACGCAGCGCGATGCTGAATAA